In Solanum pennellii chromosome 7, SPENNV200, the following are encoded in one genomic region:
- the LOC114077905 gene encoding F-box protein SKIP23-like — translation MAMAELPNYVISHIAKRFEDIEDYIAFRSVCTSWRIAATKDDFDVPRIPLLMLGSKQDDDFRKFYSLSKRKVSSIFLPEAKNVECFSTQGWLFTVANTSLEGEMNLLHPFSRTQIQLPSLKLLLDFHDDDHITTWRYVMKAVLSANPSITRDYVLSLWYESNYCGDKDYFAFWSPGDLNWTHIQPRGSSYVASMIYHKGQFYYLNYAGEVWNFYPNIETNLLLLVELDDDIFDEFEFVKFYLVEVSGALLVVIRFFDINQDKVDLSNGTGISIETNKFKVCEIDIIKGELKEIKNMEDSTIFVGRNEAICIDSSECTGVKPNHIYFTDDCFEFPREEEGGVGRDMGCYNLENGKTESIYPELSTSLICPPTWISPSFIL, via the coding sequence ATGGCTATGGCAGAGCTTCCAAATTATGTGATTTCTCACATTGCAAAACGTTTTGAAGATATTGAAGATTACATTGCTTTTCGTTCTGTTTGTACCTCTTGGCGAATTGCTGCTACTAAAGACGATTTTGATGTGCCCCGAATTCCATTACTTATGCTTGGTTCAAAACAAGATGATGATTTTCGGAAATTTTACTCTCTTTCCAAGAGGAAAGTTTCAAGTATATTTCTCCCCGAAGCTAAAAATGTAGAATGTTTCTCCACACAGGGATGGCTATTCACTGTTGCAAATACTAGTCTTGAGGGAGAGATGAACTTGTTGCATCCCTTTTCCCGTACCCAAATTCAACTTCCCTCGCTAAAACTCTTACTTGATTTTCATGATGATGACCATATAACTACGTGGAGATACGTCATGAAAGCTGTTTTATCTGCTAATCCTTCTATTACGAGGGATTATGTCCTTAGCTTATGGTACGAATCTAATTATTGTGGCGATAAGGATTATTTTGCTTTTTGGAGTCCCGGAGACCTTAATTGGACTCATATTCAACCCCGAGGATCTTCTTACGTGGCATCTATGATTTACCATAAGGgccaattttattatttaaattatgctGGTGAAGTATGGAATTTTTACCCTAACATAGAGACAAatttacttttacttgttgAATTAGATGATGATATATTTGATGAATTCGAATTTGTTAAGTTCTATCTAGTCGAAGTATCTGGTGCACTATTAGTTGTTATTCGATTTTTTGATATTAATCAAGATAAAGTTGATTTATCCAATGGTACTGGAATATCGATCGAGACGAATAAATTTAAAGTTTGTGAAATAGATATCATCAAAGGCGAGTTGAAGGAGATTAAAAACATGGAAGATTCAACGATCTTTGTAGGGCGTAATGAAGCAATTTGTATTGACTCTTCTGAATGTACAGGAGTCAAGccaaatcatatatattttacgGATGATTGCTTCGAATTCCCTAGAGAGGAGGAAGGCGGAGTTGGAAGAGACATGGGTTGTTATAACTTGGAAAATGGTAAAACAGAATCAATATATcccgaattgtcaacaagtcttATATGCCCGCCAACTTGGATATCACCATCATTCATATTGTGA
- the LOC107026219 gene encoding tetraspanin-8-like yields the protein MVRCSNNLVGILNIVTLLLSIPIIGGGIWLSKQANTECERFLEKPVIAIGVFILLVSLAGIIGSCCRVTWLLWVYLLVMFLLILLLFCFTIFAFVVTNKGAGETISGRGYKEYRFGDYSNWLQKRVDKHWNRIHSCLQDSKICDTLIQESNTKADDFFKKHLSALQSGCCKPSNDCNFQYVSPTNWTRSSTSSTTNPDCATWSNESNLLCYGCQSCKAGLLDNIKSDWKRVAVLNIIFLVFLIIVYSIGCCAFRNNREDNAWKRYP from the exons ATGGTGCGTTGTAGTAACAATTTAGTGGGGATTCTGAATATAGTGACACTTTTGCTGTCGATCCCAATTATAGGAGGAGGGATATGGTTGTCAAAACAAGCAAATACAGAGTGTGAGAGATTTCTTGAAAAGCCAGTAATAGCAATAGGTGTTTTTATATTGCTTGTTTCATTGGCTGGTATAATTGGATCTTGCTGTAGAGTTACTTGGTTACTTTGGGTTTATCtacttgttatgtttttgttgattttgttgcttTTCTGTTTCACAATCTTTGCTTTTGTGGTGACTAATAAGGGTGCTGGTGAAACAATTTCTGGTAGAGGGTATAAGGAGTATAGATTTGGGGATTACTCTAATTGGTTGCAGAAAAGAGTTGATAAGCATTGGAATAGAATTCATAGTTGTTTGCAGGATAGTAAGATTTGTGATACCTTGATTCAGGAATCTAATACTAAAGCTGATGATTTCTTCAAGAAACATCTATCTGCTCTTCAG TCTGGTTGCTGCAAGCCATCGAATGACTGTAACTTCCAGTACGTGAGCCCAACAAACTGGACAAGATCATCGACCTCATCCACTACCAATCCAGACTGTGCTACATGGAGCAACGAGTCAAATTTATTGTGCTATGGCTGCCAATCCTGCAAAGCTGGGCTGCTAGACAACATCAAGAGTGATTGGAAGAGGGTAGCTGTGCTCAACATCATTTTCCTCGTCTTCCTCATCATCGTCTACTCTATCGGATGTTGTGCTTTCAGGAACAACCGAGAGGACAATGCTTGGAAGCGTTATCCTTAA
- the LOC107023998 gene encoding protein FLX-like 4 isoform X2: MASRRQVPASYGRSLQAPGMVLHEELAAGRRRIDPFPHPELRESRFAARAAEIEHLAGDHHRLAASYVALKQEYSVAQRELQELEEYIKSTQTEGDIQVRLLHDKIAKMDVDLRTMESMRKDVEEAHLEARSLVSANMELSGKVHHVMQKLEKAHADVKKLPEMHAELDSLKKEYQELRKTFQYEKGLNIEKVEQMKLTEKELIDMANEVERLRAQVVIAERRARGIDPYGHPYMNSNPMYPAPPMHLPAHIDSYQRSHLPAAPGAMGDSTYPYGSSVAVIAQGGTGAPPPPVTDGNVAQGGNLDAPQGGT, encoded by the exons ATGGCTTCCAGAAGACAAGTACCAGCGTCATATGGACGGTCACTACAAGCTCCAGGAATGGTGCTTCATGAAGAATTGGCTGCTGGCCGCCGCCGCATTGATCCATTTCCTCATCCTGAGCTTCGGGAGAGCAGATTTGCTGCTAGGGCTGCAGAGATAGAACACCTTGCTGGAGACCATCATCGGTTGGCAGCTTCATATGTTGCCTTAAAGCAGGAATATTCTGTTGCTCAGAGAGAGTTACAGGAACTCGAGgaatatataaaaagtactcAAACAGAAGGCGACATCCAGGTCCGGTTGTTGCATGACAAGATTGCCAAGATGGATGTGGACCTTAGAACCATGGAGAGTATGAGGAAAGATGTGGAGGAGGCCCATTTGGAAGCACGAAGCTTGGTATCAGCCAATATGGAACTGAGCGGAAAAGTACATCACGTTATGCAGAAATTGGAAAAAGCTCATGCAGATGTCAAGAAGCTACCTGAGATGCATGCTGAACTTGATTCCTTAAAGAAAGAATACCAGGAGCTGCG CAAGACCTTTCAGTATGAAAAAGGTTTAAACATAGAGAAAGTTGAGCAAATGAAACTCACAGAGAAAGAATTGATTGACATGGCCAACGAAGTGGAGAGACTGCGCGCTCAGGTGGTAATTGCCGAGAGAAGAGCTCGAG GTATTGATCCTTATGGTCACCCCTACATGAACTCAAATCCCATGTATCCGGCTCCTCCTATGCATCTACCGGCCCATATAGACAGTTACCAGAGATCTCATCTTCCTGCAGCTCCTGGCGCTATGGGAGACTCAACGTATCCATATGGAAGTAGCGTGGCTGTAATTGCTCAGGGCGGAACAGGAGCTCCACCTCCCCCCGTTACTGATGGCAATGTAGCACAGGGAGGAAATCTTGATGCTCCACAAGGTGGGACCTGA
- the LOC107025637 gene encoding WAT1-related protein At4g30420-like: protein MGFETYKPTIVMIALQFMYAAITLCTRVTLVQGLSARVFVVYRQTIAFLLIAPIAFGPRRKTGNSNCLGWKSFWLIFLAALIGVTINQNIYFSGLYYSSSSIASATGNLVPAFTFLMAWVMGLEKVQMKSLRSIAKVIGTILCVAGAVAMALIKGPKLLNSQFIPTNGLLLLILGKENSDNLDSNWMLGVILLIASAICWSFWLILQVTLSANCPDHLCLTAWLCLFAAIQSGFATIFIEPNINSWKINSSLELISCLYTGFSSAVSFFGQAWCISHRGPLFSAMFNPLCTVIVTIFASTFMKEELYTGSLVGSLAVIFGLYVVLWGKSKDKKEENIIVDKEPVKQHNIQETTIIIQDSNLDLITSCKIDLEEPLLTKISTNNEDDK from the exons ATGGGGTTTGAAACTTACAAGCCCACAATTGTTATGATTGCTTTGCAATTTATGTATGCTGCTATTACTTTATGTACTAGAGTTACTCTTGTACAAGGATTGAGTGCTAGAGTTTTTGTTGTTTATAGGCAAACTATAGCATTTCTCCTTATTGCTCCTATTGCTTTCGGGCCAAG AAGGAAAACAGGCAATAGTAATTGCTTGGGATGGAAAAGTTTTTGGTTGATATTCTTGGCTGCTCTCATTGG TGTAACAATAAAtcagaatatatatttttctggTTTGTACTATTCTTCATCTTCAATTGCAAGTGCAACTGGAAATCTTGTTCCAGCATTCACTTTTCTCATGGCATGGGTCATGGg gttagagaaagtgcaaatgaaaagctTGAGGAGTATAGCAAAGGTGATTGGAACAATTTTATGTGTTGCTGGAGCTGTTGCAATGGCATTAATTAAAGGGCCAAAATTGCTAAATTCACAATTTATTCCCACAAatggattattattattaattcttGGCAAAGAAAATAGTGATAATTTGGACTCTAATTGGATGCTTGGTGTAATTTTGCTCATTGCAAGTGCTATTTGCTGGTCATTTTGGCTCATTTTGcag GTGACATTATCAGCAAATTGTCCAGATCATTTATGTTTAACAGCTtggttatgtctatttgctgcAATTCAATCTGGATTTGCAACAATTTTCATTGAACCTAATATTAATAGCTGGAAAATAAATTCATCTCTAGAGCTAATTTCTTGCTTATACACT ggATTTTCATCAGCAGTTTCTTTCTTTGGACAAGCTTGGTGTATTTCACATAGAGGTCCATTATTTTCAGCAATGTTCAATCCATTATGCACTGTTATAGTAACAATATTTGCCTCAACATTTATGAAAGAAGAATTGTACACTGGAAG CTTGGTGGGATCACTTGCTGTGATTTTTGGACTATATGTGGTATTATGGGGAAAATCAAAGgataaaaaagaggaaaatattATTGTGGATAAAGAGCCAGTAAAGCAACACAATATTCAAGAaacaacaattataattcaagatTCTAATTTAGATTTGATTACAAGTTGTAAAATAGATTTAGAGGAACCATTGTTGACTAAAATATCAACAaacaatgaagatgataaatag
- the LOC107024405 gene encoding cytochrome c oxidase subunit 6b-2: protein MAEIELKTAPADFRFPTTNQTRHCFTRYVEFHRCVAAKGDEAADCTRFAKYYRALCPGEWVDKWNEQRENGTFPGPL from the exons ATGGCCGAG ATTGAACTTAAGACTGCCCCAGCTGATTTCCGGTTCCCAACAACCAACCAAACTAGGCACTGTTTCACTCGCTACGTTGAGTTCCATAG GTGCGTTGCTGCAAAGGGTGATGAGGCTGCTGACTGTACAAGATTCGCAAAATACTACCGTGCACTTTGCCCTGGTGAATGG GTTGATAAGTGGAACGAGCAGAGGGAGAACGGGACTTTCCCAGGCCCTCTTTAA
- the LOC107023998 gene encoding protein FLX-like 4 isoform X1 has translation MIFFSFLVMVLGPGEKMASRRQVPASYGRSLQAPGMVLHEELAAGRRRIDPFPHPELRESRFAARAAEIEHLAGDHHRLAASYVALKQEYSVAQRELQELEEYIKSTQTEGDIQVRLLHDKIAKMDVDLRTMESMRKDVEEAHLEARSLVSANMELSGKVHHVMQKLEKAHADVKKLPEMHAELDSLKKEYQELRKTFQYEKGLNIEKVEQMKLTEKELIDMANEVERLRAQVVIAERRARGIDPYGHPYMNSNPMYPAPPMHLPAHIDSYQRSHLPAAPGAMGDSTYPYGSSVAVIAQGGTGAPPPPVTDGNVAQGGNLDAPQGGT, from the exons AtgatctttttctcttttcttgttaTGG TTCTGGGGCCTGGTGAAAAGATGGCTTCCAGAAGACAAGTACCAGCGTCATATGGACGGTCACTACAAGCTCCAGGAATGGTGCTTCATGAAGAATTGGCTGCTGGCCGCCGCCGCATTGATCCATTTCCTCATCCTGAGCTTCGGGAGAGCAGATTTGCTGCTAGGGCTGCAGAGATAGAACACCTTGCTGGAGACCATCATCGGTTGGCAGCTTCATATGTTGCCTTAAAGCAGGAATATTCTGTTGCTCAGAGAGAGTTACAGGAACTCGAGgaatatataaaaagtactcAAACAGAAGGCGACATCCAGGTCCGGTTGTTGCATGACAAGATTGCCAAGATGGATGTGGACCTTAGAACCATGGAGAGTATGAGGAAAGATGTGGAGGAGGCCCATTTGGAAGCACGAAGCTTGGTATCAGCCAATATGGAACTGAGCGGAAAAGTACATCACGTTATGCAGAAATTGGAAAAAGCTCATGCAGATGTCAAGAAGCTACCTGAGATGCATGCTGAACTTGATTCCTTAAAGAAAGAATACCAGGAGCTGCG CAAGACCTTTCAGTATGAAAAAGGTTTAAACATAGAGAAAGTTGAGCAAATGAAACTCACAGAGAAAGAATTGATTGACATGGCCAACGAAGTGGAGAGACTGCGCGCTCAGGTGGTAATTGCCGAGAGAAGAGCTCGAG GTATTGATCCTTATGGTCACCCCTACATGAACTCAAATCCCATGTATCCGGCTCCTCCTATGCATCTACCGGCCCATATAGACAGTTACCAGAGATCTCATCTTCCTGCAGCTCCTGGCGCTATGGGAGACTCAACGTATCCATATGGAAGTAGCGTGGCTGTAATTGCTCAGGGCGGAACAGGAGCTCCACCTCCCCCCGTTACTGATGGCAATGTAGCACAGGGAGGAAATCTTGATGCTCCACAAGGTGGGACCTGA